In Pseudomonas grandcourensis, the DNA window CGGCATGTTCCTGTTCCGCGCCAGCCGCTTCCTCGAAGAGCTGAAGAAGCACGATCCGGACATCTACGACACCTGCCTGCTGACCCTGGAACGCAGCCATCAGGATGCCGACACCATCACCTTCGACGAAGCCACCTTCGCTTGCTGCCCGGACAATTCCATCGACTACTCGGTGATGGAAAAAACCCAACGCGCCTGCGTCGTGCCGCTGACCGCCGGCTGGAGCGATGTCGGCTGCTGGTCGTCGCTGTGGGAAGTCAATGAAAAAGACGCCAACGGCAACGTCACCAAAGGCGACGTGGTGATCCAGGACAGCCGCAACTGCATGATCCACGGCAACGGCAAACTGGTGTCGGTGATCGGCCTGGAAAACATCGTCGTGGTCGAAACCAAGGACGCCATGATGATCGCCCACAAGGACAAGGTCCAAGGCGTGAAGCAGATGGTCAACACCCTCAACGAACAGGGCCGCACTGAAACCCAGAACCACTGCGAGGTCTACCGTCCGTGGGGCTCCTACGACTCTGTGGACATGGGCGGTCGTTTCCAGGTCAAGCACATCTCGGTCAAACCGGGCGCGTGTCTGTCGCTGCAGATGCACCACCACCGCGCCGAACACTGGATCGTCGTCAGCGGCACCGCTGAGGTGACCTGTGACGAGAACGTGTTCCTGCTGACCGAGAACCAGTCGACCTACATTCCAATCGCTTCGGTGCACCGTTTGCGCAACCCGGGCAAGATTCCGTTGGAGATCATCGAGGTTCAATCGGGCAGCTACCTGGGCGAAGACGATATCGAGCGGTTTGAAGATATCTACGGTCGCTCGACGCCGGTTGAGCGTGGCGTGGCGGTGAAAACCATCGCGCAGTAACGCTCAGTAAAACAAGAAGCCCTCGT includes these proteins:
- a CDS encoding mannose-1-phosphate guanylyltransferase/mannose-6-phosphate isomerase, which gives rise to MIPVILSGGSGSRLWPLSRKQFPKQFLALTGEHTLFQQTLERLVFEGMDTPIVVCNKDHRFIVNEQLAARKLETQRILMEPFGRNTAPAVALTAMMLVSEGRDELMLVLPADHVLEDQKALQRALALATVAAENGEMVLFGVPATKPETGYGYIKSTNDSLLPEGVSRVSHFVEKPDVKRATEFVQSGGYFWNSGMFLFRASRFLEELKKHDPDIYDTCLLTLERSHQDADTITFDEATFACCPDNSIDYSVMEKTQRACVVPLTAGWSDVGCWSSLWEVNEKDANGNVTKGDVVIQDSRNCMIHGNGKLVSVIGLENIVVVETKDAMMIAHKDKVQGVKQMVNTLNEQGRTETQNHCEVYRPWGSYDSVDMGGRFQVKHISVKPGACLSLQMHHHRAEHWIVVSGTAEVTCDENVFLLTENQSTYIPIASVHRLRNPGKIPLEIIEVQSGSYLGEDDIERFEDIYGRSTPVERGVAVKTIAQ